The DNA window GCACTTCTTTTGAAGGGGCTTTCCACATACGTGGACTGTATTTGTATAATGTATCGCCATTATTAAAACTTCTTATAGTGTTTAGATAAAATCACACATGACGTCACCACGCAAAATCATATCATCTTTGCTTTCaagttaaaataatttgttttttcACACTCATTATTAcaatcaatattattattattattattattattattattattattattattattattattattatcaaagtTCTACACAATTCTACCCTTGCATCCCGTTTCTGATGTGATGTGTGTTCCTGTCAGTATGCATGCAGTATTTAGTTAACGATTTTATTCGGTTGTCGCAAAGTCATAATGGAAACAAGAGAagcaaagaagaaataaaatgatGCATATATAAGCTCCATGTTTAGCGTTCCATAATTTGGATATTACTGTTTAGAGTATGTTTATGGATTATTACTTAgatagcgtttgttttgagataaattttcagtatttttaaaaagtagaGATACAAAAGACTAAAATTTTGAGAgatagagactgaaattttaataatattttatacttaaaatatctttattttaattaattaatttcaattttacttttggtataaattaaattagaattttattcttgtttcaatttctgtctttcattttgcaccaaacagaatattaaaatttatttcaatttctgtcttttagtctctgtctctcaatctcaatctttctgtctctgtctctctaccaaacgctaccttagtAGCACTCTTCTTGATGCATGCATCTCTGTTGTAAAATTATACATTCAGGCCATTTTCCAGGGAGAAACTGGTCATGGTCTCATGGAACTTAAAAGTGGAATTGTTACATCCATGGTCACACACAAGCTGCTTTACCCTACCGCTTGGCCAAGGATCTTAGATTGCCTTGTCGTGAAGAACAGTGGCAGTGCCCCCAAATATGACACGTTGGCAGCATGCACCTCTACGTGGCACCCCAGCACATTAGACTTCGGGGACATAACTCATCCTTACCAATACAAACCTATCTCTTCATCATAACAATCAGCAACACCTAGTTAAGTTCTAATTCAACCTCTATATATTCTCACACCTTAAACTCAACTAGCACAGCCCCACATAATCTCGCTGCCTCTCATTCTTCAAAAATGGCGAGCAAGGATGTTAAGNNNNNNNNNNNNNNNNNNNNNNNNNNNNNNNNNNNNNNNNNNNNNNNNNNNNNNGTACATAATGAATCCGATTCCTCAAGCCATAAGTCCAGACTACAAGCCCTCCAACAAGCTCTGGGTATGCATCATAAATTCACAATAACGGTGTGTTACTGTGTGATAGGTGTTAATGCTAAGTTATCTAAATGCAGTGTTTGTTTTGGCTTAATGGTTTGGCCATATACAGGGTAAGGTGGCTTTGGTGACAGGAGGTGATTCTGGGATAGGCAGAgcagtgtgtgtgtgttttgcAAAAGAGGGTGCAACCGTTGCATTTACATACGTTAAGGGCCACGAGGACGGGGACAAGGATGACACACTTAAGATGCTGCTAGAATCCAAGACAAGTGATGCACAAGATCCTTTGGCAATAGCTGCGGATATTGGATTTGATGAGAACTGCAAGCAGGTTGTTGATCATGTTGTCCAAGAATATGGACGCATTGATATTCTAGTTAACAATGCAGCCGAGCAGCACTTGACTAAATCGGTCGAGGAAATCACCCAAGATCAACTAGAAAGAGTCTTCAAGACCAATATGTTTTCGCAGTTCTACTTGGTCAGGTATGGAAAATCAGGCATGGATTGTTGTTtagaaaagagaataaaatatataatgatcCCAAAAGGGTGTGTGCAGGCATGCACTGATTCACATGAAAGAAGGGAGTTCCATTATCAACTCAACCTCAGTTAATGCCTACAGTGGAAGTCCTCAAGCACTGGACTATACCGCAACGAAGGGAGCCATTGTGGCCTTCACAAGAGGGCTTGCTCGGATGCTGGTGAGCAAGGGGATTCGGGTGAATGCGGTGGCGCCGGGTCCGGTTTGGACGCCAATACAACCAGCTTCCATGCCTGCCGAGATGATTCAGAGTTTAGGGTCAGAGGTGCCAATGAAGCGAGCAGCTCAACCATCGGAGATTGCACCCTGTTATTTGTTCTTGGCATCCCTTCAGGACTCTTCTTTTGCAGGTGGCGTGATCGTCAATGCTTAGTActgttatatatatacacatatatatatggTTAGGCCCTGTGAATATGCAGCACTATCAAAGGAGATACTTATTTAGATTATGTTGTGGGTGTGGGGTTGAAACTAGAGTTTAGCGTATTTCGATATGAATAAAGTTTGTGTACCGGTTGTGCAAGATATTATGAGAAGGTCAATGGCAATGTTTTCTCTATTTCAGAAATAGTAATAATGGGTACATGTTGCTTTCAGTGGCACGTAATAACAAGCCATGAAACCAATCCACTAAAACAGAACGAGATACCTCTTTAGTCTGTATCAATTAGTTATTTGAATAACGTATGTCAGAGAAACGCTACTATTTCATTCAGATCAATGCAAGTATCGGCATGTGAAAGGCTCTTAAGAAAGCAACATAGATGGGATAAGATAATAAGAATCAATGCAGTTCACAGTATCTATTTGATAGGCACTTATTCAGAATAGAAGAAAGCACTTGACTGTAAACGGATCATAAATAATCCGTAACTCCTAGAAATTATTGAGCATATGCAGGACGCATACCAACAGGTACATTGGCTACCAGGACGTCTCTTGCACTGCAGGCCTCTTCCTGGACTGGTGACAGAGCATAGCATGGTAGATTTGTTAATCCCAGCTTAAGTCTTCACGGCATTTGTTCACTCTAAAGGACCAAAATAAACGCGTGTAAAGAACCAATCCTTTTAAGAATAAATGGTTTGAACATAGATaaaatctgtgatactgtagGAGCTAGGGATTATATGTAGTACCCTGAACACTTGGAGTTGGAGGAGGAACAAGAGATGGAGAGTCTGAACTAATATGACAAACCAAAACTCCAGATTGCTGCTGCTCAATGGCATTATTCTGCTGGACAGACTTCCCTTTGAAGGGGATGATAGAGATGCCCCTACCACCATTGACTGGCCTGATGGTACTTGACCGTTTCGACGAAAGATCAAGACGTTCGATCATCTTTGCAACACCAGCAATGCCTACGTTCATCTCACGCCGAACACCTTTACTGAGCTCTTTCACTGAGGCATTATGAGCAATCAACTTCTCTTTAAGGCCTCGAGTGCTTTTTGAAATTGATTCCTTATATCTGTTACAATATTCATGTATAACATTAGCAACAATGCGATTCTTGTAGTAGCTGGCACAAACTGCAACAAATATTCACTTTACCTTGCCGAAGCAGCAGAAAATTTGGACTTGATGGACTTGGGGAAGGAGAACATTTCAGCAGTGTTCACTCTCCTATCACTCTCAAGTGGTTGCCAGCTAAAACAGCAGGAGAAATGAATTGAGTGATTAGACTCTAAGACCAACATGAGCTTCCTGATGAATAACAAATTGCATTGCTTGCTTTATACCTGGGCTTTAAAGAGACTTCACTCTCAGAAGATGATGAAACACTACCCTCAGATGGTGGCTGAATCCTAGAAGCTGGAATAGAAGAATTTGAAACAAGCACCTCTGATGGACCTGCACCATAATATCTCTGCCTTTTTCGTGTGTGAATATGACCAGTTGTGCTTGCTGCAGTAGCATCTAGGTGTTGCATAAGTTGCTCATCAAGATCAGAGTCATCTGAACAAGGATAATCCTGCAAACACCAGCAAATTAATTTACCCAtgattattttttctctttttacctCAAGTTCATGAAATGATACTTGTAATCTTGTATCAACACAACTCATACAAGTaaatattaacaaaagaaaacagaTATAATACTCTTCCAATCACTCACATGATCATCATTGAGTCGTTCAAGGGGACTAGGAGAGCTGGCGTATGAAGATGAATGTTCATTCCTGGATATTAAGCGTTTTTCAGCCTCCACTGCAGCTAGAAGCTCTTGGCTGgggggaaaaaaaaaatcggtgaTGGATTATTGGTTAAAACTACAAGTTAAAAAGCATACTAACAAAAACTGAAAAGAAAAATGCACCGAAGGTAGAACCAAATACCTGGTGGGGTCTTTTAAGCTAAGTAACTGCCAACATATTGGGCACTCTTTGCTTCTCTGTGAcctaaggaaaaaaaaaaaagaaaggaaaggaaaataCGTGAGAAACAGAGAATTGGATCATTTTTCATGTCTATAAATCATGAAAGGGGAAGCTTGATTTATATTTAAAGAGAAATTAGGCTTACCATTCAATAATACAATGCAGATGATAATCATGTTTGCAACTGGTAATCTGGGATCGGAAAGAAAACATGTCAATAAACATTCATTGTTAAATGTTAACAATTGCACTAGCAACAGTAAGAATGCAAACATCCAAGTGCAATTATGTATATGAAATTCTGAGCAATACCAAATCTCTTAAAACTAGAGTATACTATTAGTAATCCATGTGGCTACAATCGTGTTGAATAAAGATTGTAAATTGTccacaaaactaaaaaaataaataaataaaagaagagaatgataCAGTGGCGGGGTCGTTGGCGGTGTAGGGTTCAAGACAAATGCTGCAGGCGTCATCGGAGCAGTCGTCGGAAGTGGGCATTGGATAGGACTATAGGTAGCGTGTCGGAGAAGGAGACTTTCGATTTTCgttgaacaagaaaaagaagggcACTGAGCAGCCTTATATTAGTGAATAGTGAGTGACAGGGACTCGGAGATTgtaaaaaagtcaaagaaaGCGATTGCAGAAAgcagaaaaagaggaaaagcaGCCACCAACACGCATCCACCTTCCGAGTCAGACGCCTATgcctttgtttgattttgatccGATCATCATCCAATCAtccatatcttttttattaggtCCAATACATTTTTTGTTAGAATAAAAAAGGCCAGGCCAGGCCCAGACCCTGGCCCAGAAAATAGAACCCAAACCGCCACGGCTAGTGTCTACAGAGAGAGTGAGCGAGATAGAAGATCCTCATTCCATCCATGTCCATGGAGACTCACAGTTTCTCCCTTGGGGTCAGGGTCGCGCCATTTGTAAAGCGAACTGTAACGGTTTATCATGTGCCTCGCTTACGTAACCTTAATCGAACCCACCCTGCAGCTCAGTGCATTCTTCCACAACCACCACTTACTAACCATTCTCCCACTTTGCGAGATATATGCCAGCCTCATGTCCCCACCCATATTTTGCAAAGGTAATTTCAAGTTTCTTCTTTATTGTGCTCTGCTTAATCATACTCAGTCATTGTTGTTGCTGTTTCAGGATGGAAGAGATTGGATATGTGATGCCTACAGATGTTCAGAGGGAGGCTTTGCCTCATCTTTTCTCTGGCCGTGACTGTATACTTCATGCTCAGGTTAGGTTATTCTGCTCTTTTCAATTTGTATGCTTATTGATAGCAAacttttctctcctttttccttggtttcgTTTCAACGTGTTAGAAAACTTTTTGACTGATTCTCATATGGCTAAACATTTTTCCTTGTTTACTTATCTTTCCGTGTGTTAGCCTAACATTCAATGTTAAAGAAGTAATACTAATGTGGATCTGTAACCTTATTTTACTTATAATCTAGACAGGTTCTGGGAAGACACTTACATACCTGCTTTTGATTTATTCCATCATCAACACTTTGAAATCTTCTGTGCAAGCGCTTGTTGTCGTC is part of the Arachis duranensis cultivar V14167 chromosome 1, aradu.V14167.gnm2.J7QH, whole genome shotgun sequence genome and encodes:
- the LOC107466879 gene encoding E3 ubiquitin-protein ligase RHF1A produces the protein MPTSDDCSDDACSICLEPYTANDPATITSCKHDYHLHCIIEWSQRSKECPICWQLLSLKDPTSQELLAAVEAEKRLISRNEHSSSYASSPSPLERLNDDHDYPCSDDSDLDEQLMQHLDATAASTTGHIHTRKRQRYYGAGPSEVLVSNSSIPASRIQPPSEGSVSSSSESEVSLKPSWQPLESDRRVNTAEMFSFPKSIKSKFSAASARYKESISKSTRGLKEKLIAHNASVKELSKGVRREMNVGIAGVAKMIERLDLSSKRSSTIRPVNGGRGISIIPFKGKSVQQNNAIEQQQSGVLVCHISSDSPSLVPPPTPSVQE
- the LOC107466889 gene encoding glucose and ribitol dehydrogenase (The sequence of the model RefSeq protein was modified relative to this genomic sequence to represent the inferred CDS: added 38 bases not found in genome assembly); protein product: MASKDVKFPPQSQETQPGKEYIMNPIPQAISPDYKPSNKLWGKVALVTGGDSGIGRAVCVCFAKEGATVAFTYVKGHEDGDKDDTLKMLLESKTSDAQDPLAIAADIGFDENCKQVVDHVVQEYGRIDILVNNAAEQHLTKSVEEITQDQLERVFKTNMFSQFYLVRHALIHMKEGSSIINSTSVNAYSGSPQALDYTATKGAIVAFTRGLARMLVSKGIRVNAVAPGPVWTPIQPASMPAEMIQSLGSEVPMKRAAQPSEIAPCYLFLASLQDSSFAGGVIVNA